In Bacteroides coprosuis DSM 18011, the following are encoded in one genomic region:
- a CDS encoding hypothetical protein (KEGG: bfs:BF3160 hypothetical protein~SPTR: Putative exported protein;~IMG reference gene:2504108113), giving the protein MKKLLLLVVCLLTTIGASAQFEEGKFIVNTSITGLDLSYSSGSKGHFGFEVGGGYFLQDNWAVLADLGGDWSSPVDKYKLAAKTRYYFDNIGIYLSGGLQLSSIQYKHMDKTNDFAFLLEAGYAYFLSKTVTIEPAVYWDLSVKDSDNSKIGLKIGFSFYF; this is encoded by the coding sequence ATGAAGAAATTATTATTACTAGTTGTTTGCTTACTAACAACTATTGGAGCAAGTGCTCAGTTTGAAGAAGGTAAATTTATTGTTAATACTTCTATTACTGGTCTAGATTTATCATATAGTAGTGGATCAAAAGGACACTTTGGTTTTGAAGTGGGCGGCGGTTATTTTTTACAAGATAATTGGGCAGTTTTAGCAGATCTAGGTGGTGACTGGTCTAGTCCTGTGGATAAATATAAGCTAGCTGCTAAAACAAGGTATTATTTTGATAATATTGGAATCTACCTAAGTGGTGGTTTGCAGTTGAGTAGTATTCAGTACAAACATATGGATAAGACTAATGACTTTGCTTTTTTATTAGAAGCTGGTTATGCTTATTTCTTGAGTAAAACAGTTACTATTGAACCAGCAGTATATTGGGATTTGAGTGTGAAAGATAGTGATAACTCAAAGATTGGATTGAAGATAGGTTTTAGCTTTTATTTTTAA